From Medicago truncatula cultivar Jemalong A17 chromosome 7, MtrunA17r5.0-ANR, whole genome shotgun sequence, a single genomic window includes:
- the LOC11442907 gene encoding CRIB domain-containing protein RIC4: MRNHMERLVVLPFSFRCASNSSVELGEQKGQKIDSKDSIDSRRQEGQVIITTKIKKKRSSGFFVLPKPNVAAGIQRLIRGIKSLSQLFFYKKHIEEMEQDMEIGYPTDVKHVTHIGLDGSTTTNNVKEWDNLKAPELLSLSPITLKQFELAMATQAHQQPLIDNSSPKCD; encoded by the exons ATGAGAAATCATATGGAGAGATTAGTagttcttcctttttctttcagGTGTGCTTCTAATTCAAGTGTGGAATTAGGTGAACAAAAAGGGCAAAAAATAGATTCAAAAGACTCAATTGATTCAA GAAGACAAGAAGGACAAGTCATCATCACAaccaaaatcaagaaaaaaaggTCTTCTGGATTTTTTGTTCTACCAAAGCCTAATGTAGCTGCAGGCATACAGAGATTGATCAGGGGTATCAAGAGTTTATCTCAATTATTTT TTTACAAAAAGCATATTGAGGAGATGGAACAAGATATGGAAATAGGGTATCCAACGGATGTAAAGCATGTAACACATATTGGACTTGATGGGTCAACAACcacaaataatgttaaagaaTGGGACAATTTGAAGGCACCTGAATTACTTTCTTTATCTCCAATTACGTTAAAGCAATTTGAATTGGCAATGGCTACCCAAGCTCACCAACAACCACTCATTGATAACTCTTCCCCAAAATGTGATTAA